A part of Caldisericota bacterium genomic DNA contains:
- a CDS encoding NAD(P)/FAD-dependent oxidoreductase, whose protein sequence is MGKKILIIGGGAAGIMAAIKAAEKSEVYLFEKMPRLGLKILISGKGRCNVTNAGSIDQLIKAFGRNGRFLHHAFYAFSNEDLVKFLEEIGVRMKKERGNRVFPVSNHAKDILDALKMELKRLNVTVQEKTSVKDLIIVNHEAKGIVLKSNEKILGDAVILATGGKSFPGLGTTGDGFDMLVKTGHTIQPLYPSLVPLVTEEKWGRELEGLSLRNVRVSASVGKKKFSHFGDMVFTKNGISGPIILSISSEIVPYLTKPLSLEIDLKPALDKEVLDKRLLKDFAKYSNKEYKNSLGDLLPRSFIPIFVLLTGVVPNKKCNEITKEERKRVLDLLKHFPLTIIGTEGFAHAVVTKGGVLLKEVNPKTMQSKLIKNLYITGELLNLDGVTGGYNLQAAFSTGFVAGFFASNDP, encoded by the coding sequence ATGGGAAAGAAAATTTTAATTATTGGTGGTGGAGCAGCTGGAATAATGGCTGCTATAAAAGCTGCCGAAAAAAGCGAAGTTTACCTGTTTGAAAAGATGCCACGGCTTGGCCTCAAGATTCTTATTTCAGGGAAAGGCCGATGTAATGTAACGAATGCCGGATCTATTGACCAATTAATTAAGGCATTTGGGCGGAATGGCCGATTTTTGCATCATGCATTTTATGCATTTTCAAATGAAGATCTTGTCAAATTTCTTGAAGAAATTGGTGTTAGAATGAAAAAGGAAAGAGGTAACAGAGTTTTTCCTGTAAGTAATCACGCTAAGGACATTCTCGATGCGTTAAAAATGGAGCTTAAACGGCTAAATGTAACCGTACAGGAAAAGACATCCGTAAAAGACCTTATAATAGTGAATCATGAGGCAAAAGGGATTGTTCTTAAATCTAATGAAAAGATATTAGGTGATGCGGTAATTCTTGCGACAGGCGGAAAATCGTTTCCTGGTCTCGGTACCACGGGCGATGGGTTTGATATGCTTGTAAAAACGGGGCATACGATCCAGCCGTTATATCCTTCGCTTGTCCCGCTTGTTACGGAGGAAAAATGGGGAAGAGAACTGGAAGGGTTATCACTAAGAAATGTGAGAGTCAGTGCAAGCGTTGGTAAAAAGAAATTTTCCCATTTTGGCGATATGGTTTTTACAAAAAATGGAATCTCAGGCCCCATCATATTGTCGATTTCATCGGAAATTGTTCCGTATCTTACTAAACCTTTGTCTCTGGAAATTGATTTAAAGCCCGCACTTGATAAAGAAGTTCTTGACAAAAGATTGTTAAAGGATTTTGCAAAATATTCCAATAAAGAATATAAAAATTCTTTAGGCGATCTTCTTCCGCGCAGTTTTATTCCAATTTTTGTGTTATTAACAGGCGTTGTTCCGAATAAAAAATGCAACGAAATTACGAAAGAAGAGAGAAAAAGAGTGCTTGATTTACTGAAACACTTTCCACTTACCATTATTGGCACCGAAGGGTTTGCGCATGCTGTTGTTACAAAAGGCGGGGTTTTATTAAAAGAAGTTAATCCGAAAACGATGCAGTCAAAACTCATTAAAAATTTATATATTACCGGAGAGTTGCTGAACCTCGATGGCGTCACAGGTGGCTACAATTTGCAGGCTGCATTTTCTACAGGTTTTGTGGCGGGATTTTTCGCTTCCAATGACCCTTAA
- the pdxT gene encoding pyridoxal 5'-phosphate synthase glutaminase subunit PdxT has product MKIGVLAIQGAVSEHINMLKRAEAEAFAVKTVENINSVDGLILPGGESTTIGRLIRLYKIDAAIKERAAKGMPIYGTCAGMILLSRHINGFNQPTLELIDTAITRNAFGRQVDSMEVDLAIKGFDTPFHATFIRAPVAKDLGKDVEILSELSEGAVFVKQGNILASSFHPELGNDLRIHKYFLDMVKSFLNKQ; this is encoded by the coding sequence ATGAAGATAGGAGTACTTGCAATCCAGGGTGCTGTATCAGAACATATTAATATGTTAAAGCGCGCAGAAGCAGAAGCATTCGCTGTAAAGACGGTAGAAAACATTAATTCTGTAGATGGGCTAATACTGCCCGGAGGAGAAAGCACAACCATAGGAAGGCTTATTCGTCTTTATAAGATAGATGCTGCCATAAAAGAGAGGGCGGCGAAAGGAATGCCAATATACGGGACTTGTGCGGGAATGATTCTTTTATCTAGGCACATTAACGGATTTAACCAGCCTACATTAGAGTTAATTGATACCGCAATAACAAGAAATGCTTTTGGCAGACAGGTGGACAGCATGGAGGTAGATCTTGCGATAAAGGGTTTTGATACCCCTTTTCATGCAACTTTCATCAGAGCTCCTGTTGCGAAAGACTTGGGCAAAGACGTGGAAATTTTATCTGAACTTTCCGAGGGTGCTGTTTTTGTGAAGCAGGGAAATATTCTTGCCTCATCCTTTCATCCGGAGCTTGGGAATGATTTAAGGATTCATAAGTATTTTTTAGATATGGTAAAAAGTTTTTTAAATAAACAATAA
- the ruvB gene encoding Holliday junction branch migration DNA helicase RuvB: MSNPIRPKNLDEFIGQQQVKKSLRIFLDSARSRQQSLDHTLFYGPPGLGKTTLSSIIAYELSVHVKHITGPSLERVADLAAILIGLSKGDVLFIDEIHRLPKANEEVLYSAMEDFKLPIVAGGGRSAHTIVIDLNPFTLIGATTRFGLISPPLRDRFGIVYHLELYSPEELKEIILRDSKILGIHIDDDAALILGKRARGVPRIAIQLLRRVRDFAEVRNNAVITKDIVEETCKDLHIDSFGLNDLDRKYLGNLVEKFKGGPAGITALATACGEDRGTLEDIIEPYLMKINFLLRTPKGRVVTRKAKRYLNIKDEDSLFY, encoded by the coding sequence ATGAGTAACCCTATAAGGCCAAAGAATTTAGACGAGTTTATTGGGCAGCAGCAAGTCAAAAAAAGCTTGAGGATTTTTTTAGATTCAGCTCGTTCCCGGCAACAGTCACTGGACCATACACTTTTTTATGGCCCGCCGGGCCTTGGCAAAACTACTCTTTCTTCAATTATTGCGTATGAGTTGAGCGTTCATGTTAAACATATAACCGGTCCTTCCCTGGAGAGAGTTGCTGATCTTGCGGCAATTCTTATCGGTCTTTCAAAGGGTGACGTATTATTTATAGATGAAATTCACCGTCTTCCCAAAGCAAATGAAGAAGTTCTTTATTCGGCAATGGAAGATTTTAAGCTGCCCATTGTGGCTGGTGGAGGACGTTCGGCTCACACTATCGTTATTGATTTAAATCCTTTTACCCTTATCGGGGCTACAACCCGTTTTGGCTTAATTTCTCCTCCACTTCGAGATAGGTTTGGCATAGTTTATCATCTTGAGCTGTACAGTCCGGAGGAATTGAAAGAAATTATACTTCGCGACAGCAAAATTTTAGGTATTCATATAGACGATGATGCGGCATTGATTCTTGGGAAAAGGGCGAGAGGAGTACCCAGGATTGCGATACAGTTGCTTAGACGCGTAAGAGATTTTGCAGAAGTAAGGAACAATGCTGTTATTACTAAAGATATTGTAGAGGAAACGTGTAAGGATCTTCATATAGATAGTTTTGGCCTGAATGATTTGGACAGGAAATATCTGGGAAATCTCGTTGAAAAATTCAAAGGTGGTCCTGCGGGAATTACAGCGCTTGCAACGGCATGCGGTGAAGATAGAGGGACACTGGAAGACATTATAGAGCCGTATCTTATGAAGATAAATTTTCTGCTTCGAACGCCAAAGGGAAGAGTTGTCACAAGAAAAGCAAAACGATATCTGAATATCAAAGACGAGGATTCCCTCTTTTATTAG
- the pdxS gene encoding pyridoxal 5'-phosphate synthase lyase subunit PdxS: MEEVYGTIKVKKGLAEMLKSGVIMDVTSVEQAKIAEEAGAVAVMALERIPADIRKEGGVARMADPKLAKDIMNAVSIPVMAKVRIGHFAEAQILESIGVDFIDESEVLTPADEVHHIKKWDFKIPFVCGARDLGEALRRISEGAAMIRTKGEPGTGNIVEAVRHMRVVTDEIRKIQTMSDDELFTEAKELRAPIELVREIKALGRLPVVNFAAGGIATPADASLMMQLGADGVFVGSGIFKSTNPKRRAEAIVAATTYFDKPEIVAKVSENLGEEMEGIDIKDLTDKDKMQVRGE, translated from the coding sequence ATGGAAGAAGTTTATGGGACGATAAAAGTAAAAAAAGGACTAGCCGAAATGCTTAAAAGTGGAGTCATTATGGACGTAACTTCTGTTGAGCAGGCTAAAATAGCTGAAGAAGCAGGCGCAGTTGCCGTAATGGCACTGGAGAGAATTCCTGCTGACATCAGAAAAGAGGGCGGCGTTGCAAGGATGGCTGATCCGAAGTTAGCAAAGGATATAATGAATGCTGTTTCTATACCGGTTATGGCGAAGGTAAGGATTGGGCATTTTGCCGAAGCACAGATTTTAGAATCAATTGGAGTAGATTTTATTGATGAAAGTGAAGTGCTTACTCCGGCCGACGAAGTACACCATATCAAGAAATGGGATTTTAAAATACCATTTGTGTGTGGAGCAAGGGACCTTGGTGAGGCATTGCGCAGGATTTCTGAAGGTGCTGCAATGATTAGGACAAAAGGAGAGCCGGGTACAGGAAATATAGTAGAAGCAGTGCGGCATATGCGCGTTGTGACGGATGAAATTAGAAAGATTCAAACTATGAGTGACGATGAACTTTTTACGGAGGCTAAAGAGCTGAGAGCACCCATAGAGCTTGTGAGGGAGATAAAAGCATTGGGGAGGCTTCCTGTTGTAAATTTTGCTGCCGGAGGCATAGCGACGCCTGCTGACGCATCTCTTATGATGCAGCTTGGGGCTGATGGTGTTTTTGTCGGTTCTGGCATCTTTAAATCTACTAATCCAAAACGAAGGGCAGAAGCAATTGTTGCTGCGACAACTTATTTTGACAAGCCGGAGATAGTTGCAAAAGTATCGGAGAATCTTGGCGAAGAGATGGAAGGTATAGACATTAAGGATCTTACGGATAAAGATAAAATGCAGGTAAGAGGAGAGTAG
- the ruvA gene encoding Holliday junction branch migration protein RuvA, with product MIALLKGNIYEINGHNLIVLVNGIGFEVVLPRIGNFDVGNDISLYIYEDVKDDGTTLYGFTEMSEKELFGLIIRKVGGIGAKTALEIFKRFSREQFISLVETGDFKKFQTVPGIGGKTAKRVVIELGGEIKDLLEQKVPLNENLQIAKNALISVGYSATDAVKVLKTIDENDSVENIVKMAIKKLSNE from the coding sequence ATGATTGCATTATTAAAGGGTAATATTTATGAAATAAATGGTCATAATTTGATTGTACTCGTTAATGGTATTGGTTTTGAGGTAGTGTTGCCAAGAATTGGAAATTTTGATGTTGGAAATGATATTAGTTTGTATATATATGAGGATGTGAAAGACGACGGAACAACTCTTTATGGGTTTACAGAAATGTCTGAAAAAGAATTATTTGGGCTTATCATTAGAAAAGTTGGTGGTATCGGAGCAAAGACGGCACTTGAAATTTTCAAACGGTTTTCAAGAGAACAATTTATTTCTCTGGTTGAAACTGGTGATTTCAAAAAGTTTCAAACTGTTCCGGGAATTGGTGGAAAAACTGCAAAGAGGGTAGTCATCGAATTAGGTGGAGAGATAAAAGATTTGCTGGAACAAAAAGTTCCCTTGAATGAAAATCTTCAAATTGCAAAGAATGCGTTGATATCCGTTGGATATAGTGCTACAGATGCTGTAAAAGTATTGAAAACTATCGATGAAAACGATTCTGTGGAAAATATCGTTAAAATGGCGATAAAAAAGTTAAGCAATGAGTAA
- a CDS encoding YebC/PmpR family DNA-binding transcriptional regulator, whose protein sequence is MSGHSKWHNIQARKSSQDAKRGKVFTKITKEIIVAAKQGGGNLDTNTRLRGAVEKAKKTGMPSDNIKKAIMRGTGELPGVTYEEVTYEAYGPGGIAFILKISTDNKNRTVSELRRILSKFNGSLAESGAVSWNFETKGEIEIESSDLKYDDLFMIAADAGAEDLEEQDGAFTVITDPKALEIVKNKMEEQKIEIKNADVVLRPKTTVKVSGDDAVRTLKLCDELENHDDVQDYYINYDIDEDELKKILDEIGI, encoded by the coding sequence ATGTCCGGACATTCGAAATGGCATAATATACAAGCAAGGAAGAGTTCTCAAGATGCCAAAAGAGGCAAAGTTTTTACAAAAATAACGAAAGAAATAATTGTTGCAGCAAAGCAAGGTGGAGGCAATCTCGACACTAATACGCGTTTAAGAGGGGCTGTTGAGAAAGCTAAAAAAACAGGTATGCCCTCGGATAATATTAAAAAGGCAATTATGCGTGGAACAGGTGAGCTTCCTGGCGTAACGTACGAAGAAGTTACATATGAAGCATATGGGCCTGGTGGCATTGCATTTATTTTGAAGATATCGACAGATAACAAAAATAGAACTGTCTCAGAGTTGAGAAGGATATTAAGTAAATTTAATGGAAGTCTTGCAGAATCAGGGGCGGTTTCCTGGAACTTTGAAACAAAGGGTGAAATTGAGATAGAATCATCTGATTTAAAGTATGATGACCTTTTTATGATCGCTGCAGATGCCGGAGCAGAAGACCTTGAAGAACAAGACGGTGCTTTTACGGTGATAACTGACCCAAAAGCACTTGAAATAGTAAAAAACAAAATGGAAGAGCAAAAGATAGAAATAAAAAATGCTGATGTTGTACTCAGGCCAAAAACTACAGTCAAAGTTTCCGGTGACGATGCAGTAAGAACTCTTAAACTTTGCGACGAACTTGAAAATCACGATGACGTGCAGGATTATTATATAAATTACGATATAGATGAAGATGAGTTAAAAAAAATTCTTGATGAGATTGGAATTTAG
- the ruvC gene encoding crossover junction endodeoxyribonuclease RuvC, with protein MTRVLGIDPGIASTGFGIVQKDGDLLELINYGVIKTLPNLNIPERLNKLYSELSDLMDKNKTDYVAVERLFFNTNLKTVINVSEAKGVIMLAVSKYYSEVFEYTPSEAKKALLGAGRATKKEVQYAIMNIFKMDRLPRPDDAADGIALALCHIYTIPYLEKAK; from the coding sequence ATGACTAGAGTTTTGGGTATTGACCCGGGTATTGCTTCTACGGGTTTTGGTATTGTGCAGAAAGATGGCGATTTGTTAGAACTAATCAATTATGGTGTGATAAAAACACTTCCGAATCTAAATATCCCTGAGCGGCTTAACAAACTGTATTCAGAATTGTCTGATCTTATGGATAAAAATAAGACTGATTATGTAGCAGTTGAAAGACTGTTTTTCAATACGAATTTAAAAACCGTGATTAATGTTAGTGAAGCAAAGGGAGTTATAATGCTCGCTGTTTCCAAATATTATAGTGAGGTATTTGAGTATACTCCGTCGGAGGCAAAAAAAGCTTTGCTTGGTGCAGGTAGGGCTACCAAAAAGGAAGTGCAATATGCCATTATGAACATTTTTAAAATGGATCGTTTACCTCGTCCTGATGATGCTGCAGATGGTATTGCACTTGCGCTTTGTCATATTTATACAATTCCATATCTGGAGAAAGCCAAATGA